The sequence below is a genomic window from Methanocalculus natronophilus.
TGCCGTTTATCAAGTACCGGTTTCCGCGAGCCAGGATCACACCGATCCTGATGGGAGACCAGTCCCCTGAAGAGGCGGACAGGGTCTCGGGACTGATACTCTCGGCACTTCAGAAGACGAAGAAAGAGGTGATCATCGTCGCTTCGAGTGATTTCTCACATTATATTCCCCGGATGGAAGCTGAAAAGCTTGATTCCAAAGTCATTGAACCGATCCTCTCACTCGACAGCGATGAGTTCTACCGGCGTATCACAACACTCGGGGTATCAGCATGCGGATATGGCCCTGTCGCCACGATGATCCGTGCAGCAGCCGATCTCGGTGCGGAGAAGGGAATCCTCCTCTCGTACATGACAAGCGGCGATGTAACCGGAGATCCTGACGTTGTTGGATACGCCGCCATTGCGGTGGTATAGGGTGGCAACATGGAGCGCACCGGGCAAGGTCTTCCTCTTTGGTGAACATGCCGTGGTCTACGGAAAACCCGGGATCGCAATGGCGATCAAGCCACGGGTTATGGTCACTGTCAGGAAGGCAAAGCGGCTGAAGAAACCGAATTCGTCCTATATTGCAGAGTGCTTCCGCCAGATGGGCGTATCCGGATCGGTCTATGTCAGATCCCAGCTTCCGAGTTCATCAGGTCTTGGGTCATCAGCAGCAGTGACTGTTGCAACCCTCTTTGCCATCAACGATGAGTTTGGCCTGGGCAAAACACAGGATGAGCTCTCAGCAATCGCCCATACCGTCGAGAAGAATGTCCAGAAAGGGAGAGCCAGTGCAACAGACACGTATGTATCGACCGTCGGCGGGATGGTGCTGATCACCGGCACGACAAAACGGAAGCTTCCTCCCCCGCAGCTGCAGCTCGTTATCGGCAACAGCCTGACCCATCACAACACCTCGGATATGGTCAACAGGG
It includes:
- the mvk gene encoding mevalonate kinase: MATWSAPGKVFLFGEHAVVYGKPGIAMAIKPRVMVTVRKAKRLKKPNSSYIAECFRQMGVSGSVYVRSQLPSSSGLGSSAAVTVATLFAINDEFGLGKTQDELSAIAHTVEKNVQKGRASATDTYVSTVGGMVLITGTTKRKLPPPQLQLVIGNSLTHHNTSDMVNRVAELKRSRPEIAEPIIDAIAAVTKCSMHHFKNPRELGNLMNMNHALLEALGVGHPQLSRLVLAARAAGALGAKLTGAGGGGCMFALCSKNAKTRVAGAIEACDARAIITGIDTQGVRKEKDD
- the amrB gene encoding AmmeMemoRadiSam system protein B, which translates into the protein MEIRESTMAGMFYPAEPGHLEHLLEMYFQASEGRLHPIGIVVPHAGYPYSGAVAARGYGTIDPAFSGTFIVIGPSHRGYRTCVSALPWETPLGLITNDERLSRALDLPVDEEAHQDNENSLETQMPFIKYRFPRARITPILMGDQSPEEADRVSGLILSALQKTKKEVIIVASSDFSHYIPRMEAEKLDSKVIEPILSLDSDEFYRRITTLGVSACGYGPVATMIRAAADLGAEKGILLSYMTSGDVTGDPDVVGYAAIAVV